The genome window GCGGACGATGTTGATGGGCAGGTTCGCGGGAGTGGTGCCCGTGACCTGCTTCGAGGTGAGCGTCCAGGCCGCCACGAGCCGGCTCGTGGCACTCGCGACCGACGAGGGGCGCGTCGCCTCCGTGCTCATCTTGTACGTGGCGGACCCGGCGGGGAGCCCTTCGAGCATCCCGCACGCCCCTTCCTGCGCGTCGAGGACGGTCCTGCCGTCGGCCGTGACCGCGGTGCGCTGTTGGGAGACCGCCGATTCGCCGTGGTGGCCGACCCCGTCGGCGAACTCGTCCACGCGGAACCGCATGTCGTTGCCGAGCCGTTGGCTGCTCCCGTACGCCTCCTTCGGGCTGAACACACCGACGTTGAAGGTCTCCGAGTACGTCTTCCCCGCCTCGAAGGTCCTGGGACCCGCGGACGTCAGATCGACGCCGAAGTCGTCGCCGTTGTGCTGGTAGGCCCCGAGTTCCCAGGTCAGGTATTTGGGCGTGGTGAAGTAGGTCTTGGCCGTGGTGGGCAGGGCGAACGGGTCGGTCATCAGGCTGACGCTGTACGCCGACGGCCCTGTCGCATCGACCCAGCCCGGCATGAGAGAGCCCGTACGGTTCTTGGCGGAGGAGCCGAACCTGGCGTTCACCAGGGCCAGTTCGCTCATCTCGGCCGTGTGGCTGAAGCCCTTGTAGAACGAACCGGTGCGGTTGTAGAGCAGGTTGTAGCTGGTGCTGCCCTTCTGCCAGAGGCCACCGACCTGCGCGTTCATCAGCGCCGTCGGCACCTGCGGGCCGACATGGCCGACGCGCGCACCGTTGAAGTCGTCCAGGTTCCAGAGGCTGGAACGAACCCCGTCACCCGCCTTCACCCCGAAGCTCACATACGCGTCGAGAAGCTCGGCGGAGTCCGGCGCGGTGATGCTGATCGGCTTCGCCGTGCGGGCGTCGAAGGTGACGGTGGAGTCCCCAACCCGGCGAGCGGAACCGATGATGTCAGACATCGCCTCTCTGGCCGTGCTTTTCTGCCTGCGCAGTCATGCCTACGCGGGCAGGCGGCGGGTTTCACGCGTCGGGGGCCGCGTGGACGCGTTCGCCGTCCACGAAGGTCTGCAGGACCCGGGTGGCCGCGATCTCCTCGGGCGGGCCGGTGAACGGGTCGCGGTCGAGGACGACCAGGTCGGCCGCCTTGCCGACGGTGATGCTGCCGGTGAGGGTGTCGAGGTGGTTGGCGTAGGAGCTGCCCGCCGTGTAGGCGGCGAGGGCGGTGCCGAGGTCGAGGCGCTGCTCCGGCAGGAACTCGGGGGTGCCGTCCGGGGCGTCGGGGGAGCGGCGGCGGTTGACGGCGACATGGAGGGCCTGGAACGGGTCGGGGCTGCTGACCGGCCAGTCGCTGCCCGCCGCGAGCGTCGCCCCGGCCCGCAGCAGATCGCCGAACGGGTACTGCCGGGCGCCGCGTTCGGGGCCCAGGAACGGCAGGGTCAGCTCGTCCATCTGCGGTTCGTGGGCGGCCCACAGCATCTGCAGATTGGCGGTGGCGCCGAGCGCCCGGAACCGCCGTACGTCGTCGGGGTGGACGACCTGGAGGTGCGCGAGGTGGTGGCGGGTGTCGTGGTACCCGTTCGCGGTACGGGCGGCCTCGACGGCGTCCAGCGCCTCGCGCACCGCGCGGTCGCCGAGGGCGTGGAAGTGCACCTGGAAGCCGAGCGCGTCGAGTTCGGTGACGTACTTCTTCAGCTCACCCGGTTCGACGAAGCTGATCCCGCTGCCGCTGCCGCTGCCGCTGCCGCTGCCGCTGCCGCTGCCGCCGCTGTCCGAGGCGCAGCCGCAGCCGGTGAGATACGGGTCGAGCATCGCGGCCGTGTGGTTCTCCGCGATGCCGTCCTGCATGATCTTCACCGAGCCGGCCCGGAACCGGTCCCCGCTCAACTCCTCGCGCCGCGCGACGAGTTCGGGGATCTGCTCGGCGCCGCGCTCACGGTCCCACCACAGGGCGCCGACGGGATGACCTCCGGCCCGGCCGGTTGCCTACTCGTGGTCGGCACAGAGGTGGGCGGTCAGCGCCGCGCTGCTGGAGAGCCTCGGCGAGGTCGCCGGGGACGGTGTCCACCCGGGGTTGTTCACCGAGGTGTTCTGGGCGGCCCTGCACGGACTGGCCACCCTGACCCGGGAGGGACGGCTGCCGCCGGGGGAGGCCGACCGGAGGACGGAACTGCTGGTGGACCGGCTCACCGTGATCTGACGCGCCACCCGGCCGGATCGGGTCTTCCGGCCGGGGTGGGCACAGGGGATCGCGTCCCGGGTATGGCGAAGGGCTTCCGCGAGGCGTCACGCCTCGCGGAAGCCCTTCGGCCGGGAGCGGCCTCACCGGGCTGTGCGTCTCCCCCGGCTACCGGCCTCCCCGGACTCCCAGTTGTCCGCCTTCCCGGGCGGTCGACCCCGCGTCAGGACGCGGGGAGTTCCGCGCGGACCGTACGGGTGGCGGCGACCAGGTTCTCCAGGGCGGCGCGGGTCTCGGGCCAGCCCCGGGTCTTCAGGCCGCAGTCGGGGTTGACCCACAGGCGTTCGGCGGGGACGGCCTTCAGCCCGGTGCGCAGCAGGTCGGCGGCCTCCTCGGCGCTCGGCACCCGGGGCGAGTGGATGTCGTAGACCCCGGGTCCGGCCTCGCGGGGATAGCCGTGGGCGGCGAGTTCGCGGGCGACCTGCATGTGCGAGCGGGCGGCCTCCAGGCTGATGACGTCGGCGTCGAGGTCGTCGATGGCCTGGACGATGTCGCCGAACTCGGCGTAGCACATGTGCGTGTGGATCTGGGTGTCCGGGCGCACGCCGCTGGTGCTGAGCCGGAAGGCCTCCGTGGCCCAGGCGAGATAGGCCGGGCGGTCGGCGGCGCGCAGCGGAAGGGTCTCGCGCAGCGCGGGCTCGTCCACCTGGACCACCGAACTCCCCGCCCGCTCCAGGTCGTCGACCTCGTCGCGCAGGGCGAGGGCGACCTGGCGGGCGGTGTCACCGAGGGGCTGGTCGTCGCGGACGAAGGACCAGGCGAGCATGGTGACGGGCCCGGTGAGCATGCCCTTGACGGGCCGTGCGGTGAGGGACTGGGCGTACGTCGTCCAGCGCACCGTCATCGGCTCGGGGCGGGAGATGTCGCCGGCCAGGATCGGCGGGCGGACATAGCGGGTGCCGTAGGACTGGACCCAGCCGTGCTGGGTGGCGAGATAGCCGGTGAGCTGCTCGGCGAAGTACTGGACCATGTCGTTGCGTTCGGCCTCGCCGTGCACCAGGACGTCCAGGCCGGTCTTCTCCTGGAACGAGATCACCTCCTGGATCTCCGCCTTGACGCGCTCCTCGTACCCGGCCGTGTCGATCCGGCGCGCGCGGAGATCGGCGCGCGCCGTGCGCAGTTCCCCGGTCTGCGGGAAGGAGCCGATCGTGGTGGTCGGCAGCAGCGGCAGCCCGAGGTGGGCGCGCTGGGCCGCCGCGCGCTCGGCGTACGGCTGCGAGCGCCGGGCGTCCGCCTCGGTGACGGCCGCCGCGCGCGCCCGGACGGCCGGGTCGTGGGTGATCGGCGAGCCTGCCCGGGAGGCCAGGTCGGCGCGGTTGGCGGCGAGTTCGCCGGTGATCGCGTCCGTGCCCTGGGCGAGGCCCTTGGCGAGGGCGACGATCTCGCCCGTCTTCTGCCGGGCGAAGGCGAGCCAGCGCAGGATCTGCGGCTCGATGTCCCGCTCCGGCGCCGCGTCCAGCGGCACATGGAGCAGCGAGCAGGAGGCGGCGACATCGATCCGGTCGGCCAGCCCGAGCAGCGTGCCGAGCGTGGCGAGCGAGGCCGACAGGTCGTTCACCCAGATGTTGCGGCCGTTGACGACCCCCGCGACCAGGCGCTTGCCCGGCAGTCCGCCCACGGCGGCCAGGGCGTCCAGGTTGGCGGCGGCGGCCTCCGTGAAGTCCAGGGCCAGGCCCTCGACGGGGGCCTTGGCCAGGACGGGGAGCGCGTCCCCGAGCCGGTCGAAGTAGGAGGCCACCAGCAGCTTCGGCCGGTCGGTGAGGGCGCCCAGGTCACGGTAGGTCCGCGTCGCGGCGTTCAGTTCGGCCGGGGTGCGGTCCTGGACCAGGGCGGGCTCGTCCAACTGCACCCACTGCGCGCCCGCCGCGCGCAGATCGGCGAGGACCTCGGCGTACACCGGCAGCAGCCGGTCGAGAAGGGTGAGCGGGTCGAAGTCGGCGGCCACACCGGGCGCGGGCTTGGCGAGCAGGAGGTAGGTGACCGGGCCGACCAGCACGGGCCGCGCGGCGAGACCCAGGGCGAGCGCCTCCTTCAGCTCCGCGACCTGCTTGGCGGAGTCGGCCGTGAAGACGGTGTCCGGGCCCAACTCGGGCACCAGATAGTGGTAGTTGGTGTCGAACCACTTCGTCATCTCCAGCGGCGCGACGTCCTGCGTGCCGCGCGCCATGGCGAAGTAGCCGTCCAGCGCGTCGGTCTCCACGGCCCCGCGGTGCCGGGCGGGGAGCGCGCCGACCATGACGGTGGTGTCGAGCACATGGTCGTAGTACGAGAAGTCGCCGGTGGGCACCTCGTGGATGCCGGCCCCGGCGAGCTGCCGCCAGTTGGTCCGGCGCAGTTCGGCGGCGGTGGCGCGCAGGGCGTCGGCGGTGACCCGGCCCTTCCAGTAGCCCTCGATCGCCTTCTTCAGTTCCCGGTTCGGGCCCTGGCGGGGGTAGCCGTACACGGTGGCCCGTGCTGCCGCGGCTGCGGACTTCGCTGTCACGGAGATCTCCTTCGCGAGATGAATCCCTGGGATCCCGGCGACGGGACGCGAGCGCGAAGGGGTGACGAACCGGACGGAAATCGGCCTCGCGCGACAAGGCGCGGCCGTGGCTTGTCCGATATGTGCGCCGACCCGCCCACGAGGTCACCGGGATGTCCGCGCACGGAGTGGTCCGCGCACGGGCAGTTGGCAGGTCTTCGGACTCGTGGGCACGCCCTCCCGACCGGAGGACACCTACTGGCCGTCGCTTCCCAGACCCTGTTCGTCGGGCCCAGTGCGTATGACGGCGGTCGTTCCCACTCACCGCTGCGGGGCAGTCCCGGATTCCCACCGGGTTCCCTCTTGCGACGCATCCCGTCTGGCGGACGGGGCGAACCAGCTGCACAGGTCAGCTTAGGCCCTGTCGTCACCTTCCCGCCCTCCCCCCGTCAGCCGTGGTCGTACGTGTGGAACCCCAGGCCGGTCTTCCGGCCGAGCAGTCCCGCCTCCACCATCCGCTGGAGCAGCGGGGGAGGCGCGTACAGCGGTTCACGGAACTCGTCGTACAGGGACTCCGCGATGGAGGCGACGGGTGGTGCGGGCGCCCGCCCAGCACACCGTCGAACACCTCACGGCACACGGGCACCAGCGCCGGATGGGCGACCCAGGAGCCGTCGAAGCCGTCCTCCGCCTCCCGTTCCTTGTCGAGGCGGACCTCGGCGAGCGCCGCCTCGTACGCGGCCGGGTCCTCGCCGGGCACCTGGGCGGCCATTCCGCCGATCGCGTGGGCGCCACGCCTGTGGTAGGTGCGCACCAGCAGTTCGGTGCAGGCGCGCAGAAACGGCGCGGTCGTGGTGACCTCGGCGCGGTCCGGCAGCAGGAAGTCGGTGCGGTGACCGAACGTCTTGATCAGACTGAACAGATAGTCCCAGCGCCCGGCGTTCAGGCCCGCGCCGTGCTCCCGCAGCTCATGGAGGATCTCCTCCCTCTCGAACGCGGCGGTGATCGTCTCGATGAGGACCGTGGCCCGGATCGTGCCCCGGGGGATGCCGAGCAGATCCTGCGCGGCGACGAAGATGTTGTTCCACAGCCGGGCCTCGTAGCGGTTCTCCAGCTTCGGCAGAGAGAAGTACGGCCCATGACCGGCGTCGATCTGCCGCCGCCCGCAGTGGAAGAGATACAGCCCGAAGTCCACGAGCGCGGCGGGCACCGGCCGGCCGTCGTAAGCGAGATGCTCCTCGTCGAGATGCCAGCCGCGCGGCCGTACGACGATCGTGGCGAGCCGCTCGCGGTCCTTGAGGCGGTACTCCTTGCCCTCGGGCGTGGTGAAGTCGATGCGCCGCTCGACGGCGTCCAGCAGACTGAGCTGGCCACCGACGATGTTGTCCCAGGTGGACGCGGTGGCGTCCTCGAAGTCCGCCAGCCACACCTGGGCACCGGAGTTGAGGGCGTTGACGGTTATACGGCGCTCGGGCGGACCGGTGATCTCCACCCGGCGGTCGGTCAGACCGGGGGCGGGCGGGGCGACCCGCCAGGTGGGGTCCGCGCGGACGGCGGAGGTGACCATTCGGTGAGCGTCGGTCGGCGCTGCTTCGCGGGGTCCCCTTCTCCTTCGTCCGGGTCGACCGGGCGGGCAACATGTCCAAACGGCAGTCCGCGACCGGCTTCCACTTCTCCCGGGCCGGCGGCACCTGCCCCCTGTGGAACGTGTACGAGGCGTTCGCGGCGCCCGGCCGTATCCATGTCCAGGTCGCCGAGATGCCCGACGGCGGACGGTATCTGTGGACGGCCCGTGCGCTGACCCGCCACCGGGGCGGCTGGGGCGAGCCGGGCAAGACCTTCGCCATCGGCCTCGGCTGCGAGATCCGCCACGCCCACCGGCTGGTCTACTCCGACGGCCTCGACCTCGCGAACGCCTCCGCCGCCACCCCCATCGGCATGGGCTGCCGCCTCTGCGAGCGCCTCGACTGCCCGCAGCGCGCGGTGCCGCCCCTCGGCCGTCCGCTTCGGATCGACCTCAACAGCAGCGCGTTCGTGCCGTACCCGGTCGCGGACTCCTCCACCTGACCCCGGTCCACCTGACCCCGGTGGGTGCGGCCCGGCCGGTCAGCCCACGTGGACCCGGGGGCGCCGGGCCCGGTTCCGCTCCGCCTCGCGCAGGACCTCCCGGGTGACCGGGGCGACCTCGCCCTGGCCGAAGAGGAAGAAGCGGAGGAAGTTGGCGAACGGGCCGCCCTCGGTCCACTCGAAGTAGATGTGC of Streptomyces phaeolivaceus contains these proteins:
- a CDS encoding molybdopterin-binding protein — translated: MSDIIGSARRVGDSTVTFDARTAKPISITAPDSAELLDAYVSFGVKAGDGVRSSLWNLDDFNGARVGHVGPQVPTALMNAQVGGLWQKGSTSYNLLYNRTGSFYKGFSHTAEMSELALVNARFGSSAKNRTGSLMPGWVDATGPSAYSVSLMTDPFALPTTAKTYFTTPKYLTWELGAYQHNGDDFGVDLTSAGPRTFEAGKTYSETFNVGVFSPKEAYGSSQRLGNDMRFRVDEFADGVGHHGESAVSQQRTAVTADGRTVLDAQEGACGMLEGLPAGSATYKMSTEATRPSSVASATSRLVAAWTLTSKQVTGTTPANLPINIVRFTPSLDLTSTAKSGETVTFPLHVRGPAQNNLGSLTVQVSYDGGKVWTDTPVAYGTGTDGRRHITLTHPKTATSVSLRARVTDTSGNAYDVTIEKAYLLNQTDISRTGTHRTGTGGPPPTTRPGTHTTSPGAPRPTPGSRWPR
- the metE gene encoding 5-methyltetrahydropteroyltriglutamate--homocysteine S-methyltransferase; amino-acid sequence: MTAKSAAAAARATVYGYPRQGPNRELKKAIEGYWKGRVTADALRATAAELRRTNWRQLAGAGIHEVPTGDFSYYDHVLDTTVMVGALPARHRGAVETDALDGYFAMARGTQDVAPLEMTKWFDTNYHYLVPELGPDTVFTADSAKQVAELKEALALGLAARPVLVGPVTYLLLAKPAPGVAADFDPLTLLDRLLPVYAEVLADLRAAGAQWVQLDEPALVQDRTPAELNAATRTYRDLGALTDRPKLLVASYFDRLGDALPVLAKAPVEGLALDFTEAAAANLDALAAVGGLPGKRLVAGVVNGRNIWVNDLSASLATLGTLLGLADRIDVAASCSLLHVPLDAAPERDIEPQILRWLAFARQKTGEIVALAKGLAQGTDAITGELAANRADLASRAGSPITHDPAVRARAAAVTEADARRSQPYAERAAAQRAHLGLPLLPTTTIGSFPQTGELRTARADLRARRIDTAGYEERVKAEIQEVISFQEKTGLDVLVHGEAERNDMVQYFAEQLTGYLATQHGWVQSYGTRYVRPPILAGDISRPEPMTVRWTTYAQSLTARPVKGMLTGPVTMLAWSFVRDDQPLGDTARQVALALRDEVDDLERAGSSVVQVDEPALRETLPLRAADRPAYLAWATEAFRLSTSGVRPDTQIHTHMCYAEFGDIVQAIDDLDADVISLEAARSHMQVARELAAHGYPREAGPGVYDIHSPRVPSAEEAADLLRTGLKAVPAERLWVNPDCGLKTRGWPETRAALENLVAATRTVRAELPAS